The Caulifigura coniformis genome includes a region encoding these proteins:
- a CDS encoding PIG-L deacetylase family protein — MADGSPQPRILAIHAHPDDVEFQIAGTLALLKQKGCHITIATMTAGDLGSAELSQTEIANIRRKEAKAAADLLGADYMCLEFGDLAIVVDDASRRRVTEAIRRARPSVVITAPPIDYMADHEVTSRLVRDALFSASVPFYKTHEWDAAPPTEKIPHLYYCDPLEGVDWFGKPVPHDFIVDTTSTNDLKMKMLAAHDSQRAWLRRQHGVDEYLDSCTKWSGKRGAVIGKAHGEAFRQHLGHPYPHSNIIAELLGPLCHVTQAS; from the coding sequence ATGGCCGATGGCTCCCCCCAGCCCCGGATTCTCGCGATTCACGCCCATCCTGACGACGTGGAGTTCCAGATTGCCGGGACGCTCGCCCTCCTGAAGCAGAAGGGCTGTCACATCACCATCGCCACGATGACCGCCGGCGACCTCGGCAGCGCCGAGCTCTCCCAGACCGAAATCGCCAATATCCGCCGCAAGGAAGCCAAGGCCGCCGCCGACCTCCTCGGCGCCGATTACATGTGCCTCGAGTTCGGCGACCTCGCCATCGTCGTCGACGACGCCTCCCGCCGCCGCGTCACCGAAGCAATTCGCCGCGCCCGCCCCAGTGTCGTCATCACCGCCCCCCCCATCGATTACATGGCCGACCACGAGGTCACCAGCCGCCTCGTTCGCGACGCCCTCTTCTCGGCCAGCGTCCCCTTCTACAAGACGCACGAATGGGACGCCGCCCCTCCCACCGAGAAGATCCCCCACCTCTACTACTGCGATCCGCTCGAAGGCGTCGACTGGTTCGGCAAGCCGGTTCCCCACGATTTCATCGTCGATACGACCTCGACCAACGATCTCAAGATGAAGATGCTCGCCGCCCACGACAGCCAGCGCGCCTGGCTTCGCCGGCAGCACGGAGTCGACGAATACCTCGACAGCTGCACCAAGTGGAGCGGCAAGCGCGGCGCGGTGATCGGCAAGGCGCACGGTGAGGCGTTCCGCCAGCACCTGGGGCATCCCTATCCCCACTCCAACATCATCGCCGAACTCCTCGGCCCGCTCTGCCACGTGACACAGGCGTCGTAG
- a CDS encoding DUF309 domain-containing protein gives MTSEPGFPPYTYTPGVTPHPIRDPAGHSHGQPVRTIIVENNRIDAVPEFARGVALFGRGYYWEAHEEWEAVWHAVGRHGPTADFLKALIKLAAAGVKVREGKPAGVQRHALRALELVTHVRAQSGASHFAGLPLADLSRLASSIAETTWTQPALDHGRPIAFWPGLPASGDRL, from the coding sequence ATGACGAGCGAACCCGGATTCCCACCGTACACCTACACTCCCGGCGTCACGCCCCATCCGATTCGCGATCCGGCCGGCCACTCGCATGGCCAGCCGGTTCGCACGATCATCGTCGAGAACAACCGCATCGACGCCGTCCCCGAATTCGCGCGCGGCGTCGCCCTCTTTGGCCGCGGTTACTACTGGGAAGCCCATGAAGAATGGGAAGCCGTCTGGCACGCCGTCGGACGCCACGGTCCCACGGCCGACTTCCTGAAGGCCCTCATCAAGCTGGCGGCGGCAGGCGTCAAGGTACGTGAGGGGAAACCCGCAGGTGTCCAGCGCCACGCACTTCGAGCCCTCGAACTGGTCACTCACGTCCGCGCGCAATCCGGCGCGTCCCATTTCGCTGGGCTTCCCCTGGCCGATCTCTCGCGCCTCGCGTCCAGCATCGCTGAAACGACCTGGACCCAGCCCGCGCTCGATCACGGCCGGCCCATCGCGTTCTGGCCCGGCCTCCCCGCCTCCGGCGACCGTTTGTAG
- a CDS encoding gamma-glutamylcyclotransferase family protein, whose amino-acid sequence MPLVFVYGTLKRGDCRHRFMAGSRFLGIATTAPGFRLYNLGEYPALVEDNSGGQIEGEVYEVSPAILEVLDEVEGVADSLYVRKRLPLMTPFAESAVEAYLYEGDIRGKRELQRRWDVPLRPPG is encoded by the coding sequence ATGCCGCTGGTCTTCGTCTACGGAACGCTGAAACGCGGCGATTGCCGCCACCGATTTATGGCGGGGAGCCGGTTCCTCGGAATCGCGACGACCGCCCCCGGTTTCCGCCTCTACAACCTCGGCGAGTACCCGGCCCTGGTGGAAGACAACTCCGGCGGGCAGATCGAGGGAGAGGTCTACGAAGTCTCCCCCGCCATTCTCGAGGTCCTCGATGAAGTCGAAGGCGTAGCCGACTCGCTCTACGTGCGCAAACGCCTCCCGCTGATGACGCCCTTCGCCGAATCCGCCGTCGAGGCTTACCTCTACGAAGGCGACATCCGGGGAAAACGCGAACTGCAGCGGCGCTGGGACGTCCCTCTCCGGCCCCCCGGTTAG
- a CDS encoding PIG-L deacetylase family protein yields MSRLLLPVLAVLFFTPPLSGQDKETKPLRIVVFGAHPDDADYKAGGTAALWAKAGHKVKLCSVTNGDIGHWQMAGGELAQRRTAEAAACAKTLGVESQVLDIHDGELLPTLENRKLITKVIREWQADVVIAHRPWDYHPDHRYVGVLVQDAAYMVTVPFFCPDVPILKTNPVFLYSSDGFQKPYPFRADIAVAVDDVFDQKIDAIHELESQHYEGGANGSQEHVDSVPPARDIAGRKAWLRKRWDSRQSAEARKGREALVKWYGEEQAKNVKYAELFEICEYGKQPSDAEIRVLFPFLGK; encoded by the coding sequence ATGAGCCGATTGCTGTTGCCTGTGCTGGCCGTCCTTTTCTTCACGCCGCCCCTGTCGGGCCAGGACAAGGAAACGAAGCCGCTTCGCATCGTGGTCTTCGGCGCCCATCCGGATGACGCTGACTACAAGGCGGGCGGGACGGCCGCACTGTGGGCGAAGGCCGGGCACAAGGTGAAGCTCTGTTCGGTCACGAATGGCGACATCGGCCACTGGCAGATGGCAGGCGGCGAGTTGGCCCAGCGTCGCACCGCGGAAGCGGCGGCCTGCGCGAAGACTCTCGGGGTCGAGAGCCAGGTCCTCGACATTCACGACGGCGAACTGCTGCCGACACTCGAGAACCGCAAGCTGATTACGAAAGTGATTCGTGAATGGCAGGCAGACGTCGTCATCGCCCATCGCCCTTGGGACTACCATCCCGATCACCGCTATGTCGGCGTGCTCGTGCAGGACGCGGCCTACATGGTGACCGTGCCGTTCTTCTGTCCGGACGTGCCGATCCTGAAGACCAACCCGGTATTCCTGTATTCGAGCGACGGATTCCAGAAGCCCTACCCGTTTCGGGCGGACATCGCCGTCGCAGTCGACGATGTGTTCGACCAGAAAATCGACGCGATTCATGAACTGGAATCGCAGCACTACGAAGGAGGCGCGAACGGCAGCCAGGAGCATGTCGATAGCGTTCCTCCGGCCAGAGATATCGCCGGGCGGAAGGCATGGCTCCGCAAGCGCTGGGATTCCCGACAGTCGGCCGAGGCACGCAAGGGGCGTGAAGCTCTCGTGAAGTGGTACGGCGAGGAGCAGGCGAAGAACGTGAAATACGCTGAACTGTTCGAGATCTGCGAGTACGGCAAGCAGCCATCCGACGCCGAGATCCGCGTTCTCTTTCCGTTCCTGGGCAAATAG
- the asnB gene encoding asparagine synthase (glutamine-hydrolyzing) — protein MCGIAGASWIQNGRPISRPDLRRMTDAIVHRGPDDSGEYWSSEPGPNGFPDAAAPGAALGFRRLSIIDLSAGHQPLSNEDGSVWIAFNGEIYNYKELRPALEARGHRFATHSDTETIVHLYEEHGVDCVKHLRGMFAFAIWDDRRKRLFLARDRAGKKPLVYRLENDRLFFASELKSILQVPGIPREVDPQAVDLFFTYQYVPHPRSVLKGFNKLAPAHTAVYENSRLDVQRYWIPPYSASDPIDNPDLAGSESWTPDEWRTRLRDTLTESVRLRMRSDVPLGAFLSGGIDSTITAGLMQSLSNRPIHTFSIGFPVAQFDERTFAREAAAHLGTNHHEYLVEPSALESLPKLTWHYDEPFGDSSAIPTRYLAEVTRREVTVALSGDGGDELFAGYERYEAVRLATRIDRLPQFVRNIFAWNLWQNIPTSVNQRALGRRIKRFAAGLAESPELRYLRWIGIFDAERRSDLYTPEFRQKLEGFNAAEFLLGCYRACPDRDLVTRTTCVDVHSYLPCDILNKVDIATMAHSLEARCPFLDHRVMELAARMPIELKQSGGKGKRILLETFSDLLPASIQTRPKMGFGVPMSHWFRNELRPLLNDTLLDATARSRGYFRTQTVQRMIDEHQSEKWDHSYRLWALIVFERWMRAFVDGNVAPSGPV, from the coding sequence ATGTGCGGTATCGCCGGCGCCAGCTGGATTCAGAACGGCCGGCCGATTTCCCGCCCAGACCTGCGGCGGATGACGGACGCCATTGTCCACCGCGGGCCCGACGATTCGGGGGAATACTGGTCGTCCGAACCAGGTCCGAACGGATTCCCTGACGCGGCGGCCCCCGGCGCGGCCCTCGGATTCCGACGCCTGTCGATCATCGACCTCTCGGCCGGGCATCAGCCCCTCTCGAATGAGGACGGCAGCGTCTGGATTGCCTTCAACGGCGAGATCTACAACTACAAGGAGTTGCGGCCGGCGCTCGAGGCCCGCGGCCACCGCTTCGCGACGCACTCCGACACCGAAACGATCGTGCACCTGTACGAGGAGCATGGCGTCGATTGCGTGAAGCACCTGCGAGGGATGTTCGCCTTCGCGATCTGGGACGACCGCCGGAAGCGTCTGTTCCTCGCCCGCGACCGGGCGGGCAAGAAGCCGCTCGTGTACCGGCTCGAAAACGACCGCCTGTTCTTCGCCAGCGAATTGAAGTCGATCCTGCAGGTTCCGGGCATCCCGCGGGAGGTCGATCCGCAGGCAGTCGACCTGTTCTTCACCTACCAGTACGTCCCCCATCCCCGTTCGGTTCTCAAGGGGTTCAACAAGCTCGCGCCGGCCCACACCGCTGTCTATGAAAACAGCCGGCTCGACGTGCAGCGCTACTGGATCCCCCCCTACTCGGCCAGCGATCCGATCGACAATCCGGATCTGGCCGGAAGTGAATCGTGGACGCCGGACGAGTGGCGAACGCGACTGCGGGACACGCTGACGGAATCCGTTCGCCTGCGGATGCGGTCGGACGTTCCTCTCGGAGCGTTTCTCTCAGGCGGGATCGACTCGACGATCACGGCCGGACTGATGCAGTCGCTCTCGAACCGGCCGATCCACACCTTTTCCATCGGCTTCCCCGTCGCGCAGTTCGACGAACGGACGTTCGCCCGCGAAGCGGCGGCGCACCTGGGAACGAACCATCACGAGTACCTCGTCGAGCCCTCGGCGCTCGAATCGCTGCCGAAGCTCACGTGGCATTACGACGAACCGTTCGGCGACAGCTCGGCCATTCCAACCCGCTACCTGGCGGAAGTGACGCGCCGCGAAGTGACGGTGGCCCTCTCCGGAGATGGAGGGGACGAACTCTTCGCGGGCTATGAACGCTACGAAGCGGTGCGACTGGCGACCCGGATCGACCGACTCCCGCAATTCGTCCGCAACATCTTCGCGTGGAACCTCTGGCAGAACATTCCGACCTCGGTCAACCAGCGGGCGCTCGGGCGGCGCATCAAGCGGTTTGCAGCCGGGCTGGCGGAAAGCCCCGAACTGCGCTACCTCCGCTGGATCGGCATCTTCGACGCCGAACGACGAAGCGACCTGTATACGCCCGAATTCCGCCAGAAACTCGAGGGCTTCAACGCGGCCGAGTTCCTGCTGGGCTGTTATCGGGCCTGCCCCGACCGGGACCTCGTCACGCGGACGACGTGCGTCGATGTTCACAGCTATCTACCCTGCGACATTCTCAACAAGGTCGACATCGCGACGATGGCCCACAGCCTCGAGGCGCGCTGCCCATTCCTCGACCACCGGGTGATGGAGCTGGCCGCCCGGATGCCGATCGAACTGAAGCAGAGCGGCGGCAAAGGGAAACGGATCCTCCTGGAGACCTTCAGCGACCTGCTGCCGGCCTCGATTCAGACGCGCCCCAAGATGGGGTTCGGCGTCCCGATGTCGCACTGGTTCCGCAACGAGTTGCGGCCGCTGCTGAACGACACGCTGCTCGACGCGACGGCCCGGTCGCGCGGCTATTTCCGCACGCAGACGGTGCAGCGGATGATCGACGAGCACCAGTCGGAGAAGTGGGACCACAGCTATCGGCTGTGGGCACTCATCGTCTTTGAACGGTGGATGCGGGCATTCGTCGACGGGAACGTGGCCCCCAGCGGGCCGGTCTGA
- a CDS encoding NAD+ synthase yields the protein MRIALAQLNPTVGDLAGNSALIEAAARRAAEEGAELLVCSELVICGYPPKDLLLRSGFVAACDKAVAELAGRVPPELGVLVGHPTHRGITSGRFANGASLLFGGRVEATIHKTLLPNYDVFDERRYFRSADSVKPIEFKNLRLGVHICEDAWWGEASTSYHDEPIRQLDPVAELAKQGVDLFINLSASPFEVAKPDRRSRLVERHVKAHQRPFLFVNQIGGNDDLVFDGHSFVTDASGRVVERLAGFEPDFRVIDTTKLPARHLLFDTPRESLLLDALILGLRDYASKSGFTDCVLGLSGGIDSALAAYIAARAVGPAHVHGLLMPSRYSSDHSVADAKALAEAMGLDWQIVPIDGVHKAYEALPVLANDLQGEAASLADQNLQARIRGAIVMTRSNRYGWLALATGNKSELAVGYCTLYGDMCGGFAVLCDLLKRDVYGVSKYVNELEKREVIPVSTLTKPPSAELAPNQTDQDTLPPYPVLDGILEGLVEREMSVREVAEHYPLETVQWVAKRLDRNEFKRRQMPPGIKLSGRAFGSGRRMPMAARIGVE from the coding sequence ATGCGTATTGCCCTTGCCCAACTGAACCCGACCGTCGGCGACCTGGCCGGAAACTCGGCGCTGATCGAGGCCGCCGCACGCCGGGCCGCGGAAGAGGGTGCGGAACTTCTCGTCTGTTCAGAACTGGTGATCTGTGGATATCCGCCAAAAGACCTGCTCCTGAGGAGCGGCTTCGTGGCCGCCTGCGACAAGGCCGTCGCGGAACTGGCCGGACGCGTTCCTCCGGAACTCGGCGTCCTGGTCGGCCACCCCACCCATCGGGGCATTACCTCCGGGCGGTTCGCGAACGGGGCGAGCCTGCTGTTCGGCGGGCGCGTCGAGGCGACGATCCACAAGACGCTGCTCCCGAATTACGACGTGTTCGATGAGCGGCGTTATTTCCGGTCGGCCGATTCGGTGAAGCCGATCGAATTCAAGAACCTCCGCCTGGGCGTGCATATCTGCGAAGACGCCTGGTGGGGAGAAGCCAGCACCAGCTACCACGATGAGCCGATCCGGCAGCTCGACCCCGTCGCCGAGCTGGCGAAACAGGGGGTGGACCTGTTCATCAATCTCTCCGCCAGTCCGTTTGAAGTGGCCAAGCCGGACCGGCGGTCGAGGCTCGTTGAGCGGCACGTGAAGGCACACCAGCGGCCGTTCCTGTTCGTGAACCAGATCGGCGGAAACGACGACCTCGTTTTCGACGGCCACAGCTTCGTCACCGATGCCAGCGGGCGGGTCGTCGAGCGCCTGGCAGGCTTCGAGCCCGATTTTCGGGTCATCGATACGACGAAGTTGCCGGCCCGGCATCTGTTGTTTGACACCCCCAGGGAGTCGCTGCTGCTGGATGCTCTCATCCTCGGACTGCGGGACTACGCATCGAAATCCGGGTTCACCGACTGCGTTCTGGGGCTTTCCGGCGGAATCGACAGCGCCCTTGCGGCCTATATCGCGGCGCGGGCGGTCGGCCCGGCGCATGTCCATGGGCTGTTGATGCCGAGCCGCTACTCGAGCGATCACAGCGTGGCCGATGCAAAAGCCCTGGCCGAGGCGATGGGGCTCGACTGGCAGATCGTCCCGATCGACGGCGTCCACAAGGCCTATGAAGCCCTGCCGGTGCTGGCGAACGACCTGCAGGGAGAGGCAGCCAGTCTGGCCGACCAGAACCTGCAGGCCCGCATCCGCGGGGCGATCGTGATGACCCGCAGCAACCGCTATGGATGGCTGGCGCTGGCGACCGGCAACAAGAGCGAACTCGCGGTCGGATACTGCACGCTTTACGGCGACATGTGCGGCGGGTTTGCCGTTCTCTGCGATCTCCTGAAACGCGACGTTTACGGCGTGTCGAAATACGTCAACGAACTCGAGAAGCGGGAAGTCATTCCCGTCAGCACGCTCACGAAGCCGCCCAGCGCCGAACTCGCGCCGAACCAGACCGACCAGGACACGCTGCCGCCCTATCCCGTTCTCGATGGGATTCTGGAGGGGCTCGTCGAGCGGGAGATGTCGGTGCGGGAAGTGGCCGAGCACTATCCGCTGGAAACCGTGCAGTGGGTGGCGAAACGCCTCGACCGCAACGAGTTCAAGCGCCGCCAGATGCCGCCGGGGATCAAGCTGTCAGGCCGCGCCTTCGGCAGCGGGAGGCGGATGCCCATGGCGGCCAGGATTGGAGTGGAATGA
- a CDS encoding dicarboxylate/amino acid:cation symporter has product MESPANHVPDQDLLSTYDPPVKRRIPLHTKILIGLVIGAVLGLILNVAGTGRGPDANENGLADWLDSAVYWVEPVGKIFLRLMFMVVLPLVVSALALAVVEIGDLRRLGRMGLRTLLFTGILSGSAVLIGVTLVNVVQPGKGLPPELTERIIQQEGTKTKGRVQQAQSAKSLRDTLVDLIPENPLQEMVGALDGSSKGNGMLAVMVASLILGTAITVNPDKCQGLVSWLAGLNAVSMTVIEFAMRLAPVGAGCLVFTVTAQLGFPILKTLAWFVGACILGLALHLFGTYSIVLKVLARKSPLEFFRQCREAMLVALGTSSSNATLPTSIKVAIEDLKLPPRVSNFVLTVGATGNQNGTALFEGFVVLFLAQVTGVDLSFSQQFTVVLMSVLAGVGTAGVPGGSIPLIIVVMQSVGVPAEAIGIVFGVDRILDMCRTVVNVTGDLVVAQCVASSEPPEVVAAA; this is encoded by the coding sequence ATGGAGTCGCCCGCGAATCACGTGCCCGATCAGGACCTCCTCTCCACGTATGACCCGCCAGTCAAACGGCGAATCCCCCTTCACACCAAGATCCTGATCGGCCTCGTCATCGGCGCCGTGCTGGGGCTCATTTTGAACGTCGCCGGCACGGGCCGCGGTCCCGATGCCAATGAAAACGGGCTCGCCGACTGGCTGGACTCTGCCGTGTACTGGGTCGAACCGGTCGGAAAGATCTTCCTCCGGCTGATGTTCATGGTCGTGCTGCCGCTGGTCGTTTCGGCTCTCGCCCTCGCCGTTGTCGAGATTGGCGATCTCCGGCGTCTCGGCCGGATGGGACTTCGAACGCTGCTGTTTACCGGAATCCTTTCGGGATCGGCCGTCCTGATCGGTGTCACCCTGGTCAACGTCGTCCAGCCAGGAAAAGGACTTCCGCCCGAACTGACGGAGCGGATCATCCAGCAGGAGGGAACAAAGACCAAGGGCAGGGTCCAGCAGGCCCAGTCGGCCAAGAGCCTCAGGGATACGCTGGTTGACCTGATCCCGGAAAACCCTCTGCAGGAAATGGTCGGAGCGTTGGATGGCAGTTCCAAGGGCAACGGCATGCTCGCCGTCATGGTCGCATCCCTGATCCTCGGAACCGCGATCACGGTCAACCCCGACAAATGCCAGGGGCTCGTCAGCTGGCTCGCGGGATTGAACGCCGTATCGATGACAGTGATCGAATTCGCCATGCGGCTCGCTCCGGTCGGCGCCGGCTGCCTGGTCTTCACCGTCACGGCCCAGCTTGGATTTCCGATCCTCAAAACGCTGGCCTGGTTTGTCGGGGCCTGCATCCTGGGTCTCGCGCTGCATCTGTTCGGCACCTACTCGATCGTGCTGAAGGTGCTGGCGCGGAAGAGCCCGCTGGAATTCTTCCGGCAGTGCCGCGAGGCCATGCTCGTGGCACTGGGAACCAGTTCGTCGAACGCGACGCTTCCGACGTCGATCAAGGTCGCCATCGAAGATCTCAAGCTGCCCCCCCGCGTGTCGAACTTCGTGCTCACCGTGGGGGCGACGGGGAACCAGAACGGAACGGCCCTGTTCGAGGGCTTCGTGGTTCTCTTCCTCGCTCAGGTCACGGGCGTCGACCTGAGCTTCAGCCAGCAGTTCACGGTCGTGCTGATGTCGGTCCTCGCGGGCGTCGGAACGGCCGGTGTTCCCGGAGGCTCGATTCCACTGATCATCGTCGTGATGCAGTCGGTCGGCGTGCCGGCCGAAGCCATTGGCATCGTGTTCGGCGTCGACCGCATCCTGGATATGTGCCGGACCGTGGTGAACGTCACCGGCGACCTCGTCGTCGCCCAATGCGTCGCATCGAGCGAACCGCCGGAGGTGGTGGCCGCCGCGTAA
- a CDS encoding sulfate adenylyltransferase: MADLIAPHGGLTEPVCLTVGAAEIDAFKAEAEKLPKVPVSAADLSSVYRFADGTLSPLTGPMDKATYDLVLNEAHIVNNGKKYAWTIPIAFPVTAELAKTLAKGQKVALTNPAGEVVATLDISDVFEWDKPAYIKGVYQTERTDHPGAAMVLEGDKDKTHLVGGTIKALPQPKNAKFGKYVLTPREVRKLLAETGWEAAVAFQTRNPLHRAHEYALVYGLETLIRQGKNAGAVLNPLIGETKGDDVNAEIRMQTYESLINNREFGDGDSDVELWKKRGESVPDRVKLLGLDIKMFYAGPKEAVMHAIYRQNMGYTNIIIGRKHADVPYADGTNIWGDFDAQEMFGKLSGDLKIQPVKVGFAAYYESMGRVDLTENHKDEKPWSISGKDVRATLQKGDMVDPRIMRPSTSTILAAAMKK; this comes from the coding sequence ATGGCTGATCTCATTGCGCCGCATGGCGGTTTGACGGAACCTGTTTGCCTTACCGTGGGCGCTGCGGAAATTGACGCGTTCAAGGCGGAAGCCGAGAAACTGCCGAAGGTTCCGGTTTCCGCGGCCGACCTGTCGAGCGTCTATCGCTTTGCGGACGGCACGCTGAGCCCCCTCACCGGCCCGATGGACAAGGCGACCTACGACCTGGTCCTCAACGAGGCCCACATCGTCAACAACGGCAAGAAGTACGCCTGGACGATTCCGATCGCGTTCCCGGTGACGGCCGAACTTGCCAAGACGCTGGCCAAGGGGCAGAAGGTCGCCCTGACGAACCCGGCGGGTGAAGTCGTCGCCACGCTCGACATCAGCGACGTCTTCGAATGGGATAAGCCCGCCTACATCAAGGGGGTCTACCAGACCGAGCGGACGGATCATCCGGGTGCCGCCATGGTGCTCGAAGGGGACAAAGACAAGACTCACCTCGTCGGCGGCACGATCAAGGCGCTGCCCCAGCCGAAGAACGCGAAGTTCGGCAAGTACGTGCTGACGCCCCGCGAAGTGCGCAAGCTGCTGGCGGAGACCGGCTGGGAAGCGGCCGTTGCCTTCCAGACGCGCAATCCGCTGCACCGCGCTCACGAGTACGCACTCGTTTACGGCCTGGAAACCCTGATCCGCCAGGGCAAGAACGCCGGCGCCGTCCTGAACCCGCTGATCGGTGAGACGAAGGGTGACGACGTCAATGCCGAGATCCGGATGCAGACGTACGAAAGCCTGATCAACAACCGCGAGTTCGGCGACGGCGACAGCGACGTCGAGCTGTGGAAGAAGCGCGGAGAATCGGTTCCGGATCGCGTGAAGCTGCTCGGCCTGGACATCAAGATGTTCTACGCCGGCCCGAAGGAAGCGGTGATGCACGCCATCTACCGCCAGAACATGGGCTACACGAACATCATCATCGGCCGGAAGCATGCCGACGTGCCGTACGCCGACGGGACGAACATCTGGGGCGACTTTGATGCCCAGGAGATGTTCGGCAAGCTGAGCGGCGACCTGAAGATCCAGCCGGTGAAGGTCGGCTTCGCGGCTTATTACGAGTCGATGGGCCGCGTCGACCTGACGGAGAATCACAAGGACGAGAAGCCCTGGTCGATCAGCGGCAAGGACGTCCGCGCCACGCTGCAGAAGGGCGACATGGTCGACCCGCGGATCATGCGGCCGAGCACGTCGACGATTCTCGCTGCGGCGATGAAGAAGTAA
- a CDS encoding protein kinase domain-containing protein produces the protein MTGRPEIGGGQTLLESPSPAEPLPAIPGYEVLSELGRGGMGVVYRARQLSPSRLVALKLIRDSVLAGPQERGRFQIEAEAAARVQHPNVVAVYDVGSHQGHPYFAMELVEGGSLADQLKGESQPPRDAAALVSVLALAVHSAHEQKIVHRDLKPANILLERSVPTTEVPWTPKIADFGLAKRLDSNSTAWTMDGALLGTASYMAPEQAAGRANEVGPPADIYSLGAILYELLTGRPPFVADSAIGIVEQVLHAEPVRLTQLLANVPADLETICLKCLEKSPAARYADAAELAGDLDRFLSDVSIAASAIDPFERLVRCAARDGYQIGDEIGRGPRSVVYRGLATATKHGVAIKVFHDGALPEASWQPRMQAAAQQWASLSHPQILLPLTIRWWDGRGCVVIDHVPQGDLTTVSRWSIRQSLKVVEQLSEVVGYLHRQGVAHGNIKRTNVLLAPSGIPLLIDLSPIGGLSLLPRAEVDHASVVSRLAPEQIDARDAEPGFATDIYGMGMVLYELLTGRTPFIGETVAEVLEQIRSAEPVAPSTFNSDVSPALDAFCRRCLQKNPARRYFRVYDVTARLKALQNDQHGKTVRRRKPM, from the coding sequence ATGACCGGCCGCCCGGAAATCGGCGGAGGGCAAACTCTGCTCGAGAGTCCATCGCCCGCCGAGCCACTGCCGGCCATCCCGGGTTACGAGGTCCTCAGTGAACTCGGTCGCGGCGGAATGGGCGTCGTCTACCGGGCCCGGCAGCTGAGCCCTTCACGACTGGTCGCCCTCAAGCTGATTCGCGACAGCGTCCTGGCGGGGCCTCAGGAGCGGGGACGCTTCCAGATCGAAGCCGAAGCCGCCGCACGCGTGCAGCATCCGAATGTCGTCGCGGTCTACGACGTCGGATCGCACCAGGGCCATCCTTATTTCGCGATGGAACTCGTCGAAGGGGGCAGCCTCGCCGATCAATTGAAGGGCGAATCTCAACCACCGCGAGATGCTGCGGCACTGGTGAGCGTCCTCGCCCTCGCTGTTCACTCGGCCCACGAGCAGAAGATCGTTCATCGCGACCTCAAGCCGGCCAACATCCTCCTCGAACGGTCCGTTCCGACGACCGAGGTTCCGTGGACGCCAAAGATCGCCGACTTCGGACTGGCGAAGCGCCTCGACAGCAACAGCACCGCCTGGACGATGGACGGAGCCCTGCTTGGAACGGCCAGCTACATGGCGCCCGAACAGGCCGCCGGACGCGCCAACGAAGTCGGCCCGCCGGCCGATATCTACTCGCTCGGCGCGATCCTGTACGAACTCCTGACAGGCCGGCCGCCGTTTGTCGCCGATTCGGCGATCGGGATTGTCGAGCAGGTGCTGCACGCCGAGCCCGTCCGTCTCACTCAGTTGCTGGCCAATGTACCGGCGGACCTCGAGACGATCTGCCTGAAGTGTCTCGAGAAGTCACCCGCCGCACGCTACGCCGATGCCGCCGAACTGGCGGGCGATCTCGATCGATTCCTGAGCGATGTTTCCATCGCGGCCAGCGCCATCGATCCCTTCGAGCGGCTGGTGCGATGTGCGGCCAGGGATGGCTATCAGATTGGCGACGAGATCGGCCGCGGCCCGAGGAGCGTCGTCTATCGCGGGCTGGCGACAGCGACGAAGCATGGCGTGGCGATCAAGGTCTTTCACGACGGCGCGCTCCCCGAAGCGAGCTGGCAGCCCCGGATGCAGGCCGCCGCGCAGCAATGGGCGTCGCTGAGCCATCCCCAGATCCTCCTGCCGCTCACCATCCGCTGGTGGGATGGCCGCGGCTGCGTCGTCATCGACCATGTTCCCCAGGGTGACCTGACCACGGTGTCCCGATGGTCGATCAGACAGTCGCTCAAGGTCGTCGAGCAACTGTCGGAGGTTGTCGGCTATCTCCACCGGCAGGGCGTCGCTCACGGAAACATCAAACGCACCAACGTGCTCCTGGCGCCCAGCGGCATTCCGCTGCTGATCGACCTCTCGCCGATCGGAGGCCTGTCGCTGCTGCCCAGGGCGGAAGTAGATCACGCCTCGGTTGTGAGCCGCCTCGCCCCCGAGCAGATCGATGCACGCGACGCCGAACCCGGATTCGCGACGGATATTTACGGAATGGGGATGGTGCTGTACGAGCTGCTGACAGGCCGGACGCCCTTTATCGGCGAAACCGTGGCCGAGGTTCTGGAACAAATTCGATCAGCGGAACCCGTCGCCCCCTCGACGTTCAATTCGGACGTGTCACCCGCGCTCGATGCGTTCTGCCGCCGCTGTCTCCAGAAGAATCCCGCCCGGCGCTACTTCCGGGTTTACGACGTCACCGCGCGGCTGAAGGCACTTCAGAACGATCAGCACGGCAAGACCGTCCGTCGCCGGAAGCCGATGTGA